The following DNA comes from Methanorbis furvi.
CTTCGCGACCTCGCCGGTCGAAGGCGAGTTCCGCACAAAAACATTCAAAGTTCTTGCGGGAATCGACACGACCGAGACGATGTATCATGAGTACGGCCGCCGCATGAAAATTGATCTGACCGCCGCGTACTTTTCTGCACGACTTGCGAACGAACGTCAGAGAATTTTGTCGCAGATGAAAACGAACGAAAAAATTCTTGACATGTTTGCCGGTGTCGGTCCCTTTCCGGTGATGCTCGGGGCATGCGCAAACCTCGTGATTGCCAACGATCTCAATCCTGAAGCAGTGCTTCTGATGCAAAAAAATATTCGATTGAATCATCTCACGAATGTGATTCCCATGCTCGGTGATGCAAAAAATCTTGCAGAAATTTTGTCGCCGATGCAGTTTGATCGGATCATCATGAACCTCCCGATGGATGCCGCAGCGTTTCTCGCTGCCGCGGCCCCTCTCACAAAACCGGGAACAGTTGTGCACCTCTACTCACTGGTAGAGCGAGAAGGCGAACACAACGCAGAAATTTTCCGCGTGTTTCCGAATGCAAAAGTTACGGAGCATGTGCTTCGTTCGTACTCGCCGACAAGCTGGCATGCGGTCTACGACATTGAGGTCTCGTAATGAAGGTAAAGATCTGCGGGACCGGTTCCCCCGCCGATCTCGCCTGCGCTGTTGCTGCGGGAGCTGATGCCATCGGGTTTCTGATGGGAATTACGCATGTAACGCAGGACGCGGTGTCCTGCGCTGAAGCAGCATCAATGATCGCGAGCTTGCCGCCGTTCATCGAACCGGTCGCGGTCACGCATCTGCAAAAGCCAACTGA
Coding sequences within:
- a CDS encoding class I SAM-dependent methyltransferase, which codes for MKEQWCLRVPVRDGEAARRNAIAEGVADRSLRPRVEDGYLLIPVLFECVGAVTAEFVENQAVEELPRHEQIGGIVVLQDDDARGAEKILAARPSAHTALFATSPVEGEFRTKTFKVLAGIDTTETMYHEYGRRMKIDLTAAYFSARLANERQRILSQMKTNEKILDMFAGVGPFPVMLGACANLVIANDLNPEAVLLMQKNIRLNHLTNVIPMLGDAKNLAEILSPMQFDRIIMNLPMDAAAFLAAAAPLTKPGTVVHLYSLVEREGEHNAEIFRVFPNAKVTEHVLRSYSPTSWHAVYDIEVS